The Arachis hypogaea cultivar Tifrunner chromosome 19, arahy.Tifrunner.gnm2.J5K5, whole genome shotgun sequence genome has a window encoding:
- the LOC112775210 gene encoding serine/threonine-protein kinase ATR isoform X1, giving the protein MAKAKLSSLVHELRERIAASSSTPTTTTTTTNNNVTASDDDALEVRFRSVLPNLINAYLLPYSSANEREAIAVVKLVSHTAKYFPGVFFHGSDSASLLPILARLLPFFSDPLFRSRHAVFFEALGSLLSLLRTGARDAFRHFFLDAMLAVQDVVHVASLCHQHDCNDGSSTSKFTIKCFCDSFSGIGDLPATLKPLDGYGLLIDLSGQARWQPFATWILKLISKCITKGTLYVEGLIGVSFVSAACSLLCYGDSDLHMACFDFVHILGTVTNYDIIPYYNLILSICTILNVDKEGLPVFRNMAYDSSMGICLNALYSSCPEDVVKLTAADLVSVFRRSLSRTKSQELKVALCSAYARIARVCPPHIWQPEYLISALYQLEDLFRPLIDCFQVALSTLGPHLVGGVQGNDNTLTTLASNDQSIQSMRLGLKRPIEDVHNPTIKRQKVNEEIVASLEMECKYSGIVTCQRVEDYADHMNKSLLSFVQSLNAPAVSDALLSLRPMAALSALSMLCITFSIYPETDIYLRIFQQMHTWLPWIVEQAKEGNSITIDISTYLEGIHSILLSQRSAFKENNNLLQDKRYREDLCVVLKLPWTHMLPAVDNHCPWKAKCLSLQVLSKLGPNLSSSVVLEVLDMGLHDEAEKVRTEAVISMPVMLFWSTLDISSPVIQKIEYIRRDNEKVKKLVPITLGMLSCLYGCRGATSGLHTDECKLFLNVKDGKPCWSVDCLLQNFRCSKCDRNFIRNHGEQHPPIIHQANVHGANVDVSLECNLIQLQSLFFELLFDESSHDVQISCVKVIHRILAHGSADNLIQTRFQWIKCVEFLLISRSKELREAFCSQISSFADNLILSLIFPGDVDKSKEQKFLDTIQHAMTVAESPQILETLMECIAEIMSAVNVDSKMFLYCLILLVDRLDSMHVAVRMNASRLIHKACYFHLKGGLELILLKDVHICTELYDYISERLASRPVLVKEFAEAVFGIETEELVKKMVPFVLPKLVVCHQDNNQAVDTLHELAKCLNTDMVPLIVNWLPKVLAFALHQADDQKLLASVQFYHAQTGSNKQEIFAAALPALLDELICFTDGGDSDEINIRLARVPQMIKGIAIVLTGGDDLPGFLRNHFVGLLNSIDRKLLHADDFVLRRQALKRIEMLIRMMGSHLNTYVPKLMVLLMHAIGNESLQKEGLSVLHFFIKQLAEVSPSSIKHIISQVFASLLPFLERDKENSSTHLDKVVEILKELSLKNTAILKQHICEFPPLPSIPALKEVNKAIEDARGSSNLKDQLRDVVDGLNHENLNVRYMVACELCKLLNLRWKDVTALITAESGSDLDVLSLLITSLLRGCAEESRTAVGQRLKLVCADCLGALGAVDPAKVKSFSCQRFKIQCSDDDLIFELIHKHLARAFRSAPDTVIQDSAALAIQELLKFAGCEASLDENAPASTSQEKKDEDNSNSFTSKIKRSNCSNVMNNRGQKLWDRFSNYVKEIIAPCLTSRFQLPKVPESTSAGPIYRPSMSFRRWIFFWIRKLTMHATGSRASIFNACRGIIRHDMQTAIYLLPYLVLNAVCHGTQEARHSITEEILSVLDAAASENSGAPVHGYSGGQSEVCIQAVFTLLDNLGQWVDDVEQGLALSLSNSSASKQQNSKDPTSNSLTYQDQLLVQCKYVSELLSAIPKVTLASASFRCQAYARSLMYFESYVREKSGAFNPAAERSGIFQDEDVSHLMEIYSCLDEPDGLFGLSCLSKSLRLQDQLLINKKAGNWADVLTSCEQALQMEPTSVQRHSDVLNCLLNMCHLQAMVTHVDGLISRIPQYKKAWSMQGVQAAWRLGRWDLMNEYLSGADEEGLVCSSSESNASFDLDVAKILQAMMKRDHFSVAEKIALSKQSLIAPLAAAGMDSYMRAYPFVVKLHFLRELEDFHSLLGDDSFLEKSFHLGDLAFSKLVENWDNRIRFTQSSLWAREPLLALRRLVFSASSLRPQVGNCWLQYSKLCRLAGHYETANRAILEAQACGAPNVHMENAKLLWSTRRSDGAIAVLQQSLLNMPVEVLGCAALSSITSLSLVPLNPAPIVCESQSPNENRDIAKTLLLYSRWIHYTGQKQKEDVISLYTRVRELQPKWEKGYFYIAKYCDEVLGDARKRQEENIELGPRRVSSKAATVGGEMSWWSYLPDVLLFYAKGLHRGHKNLFQALPRLLTLWFDFGSMCQRSGSSNLKDLKSIHGKVMSIMRGCLKDLPTYHWLTVLPQLVSRICHQNEEIVRLVKLIIISVLRQYPQQGLWIMAAVSKSTVPSRREAAAEIIQGARKGFSLGSNENSLFVQFASLIDHLIKLCFHPGQPRARTINLSTEFSALKRMMPLGIIMPIQQSLTVNLPTVEGKPGDSLMPDIFAATDLPTIAGISDEAEILSSLQRPKKIILLGSDGLERPFLCKPKDDLRKDARMMEFTAMINRLLSKYPESRRRKLYIRTFAVIPLTEDCGMVEWVPHTRGLRQILQDIYITCGKYDRQKTNGHIKRIYDQCQGKMPEDEMLKGKILPMFPPVFHKWFLTTFSEPAAWFRARVAYAHTTAVWSMVGHIVGLGDRHGENILFDSTSGDCVHVDFSCLFDRGLQLEKPELVPFRLTQNMIDGLGITGYEGIFLRVCEITLSVLRTHRETLMSVLETFIHDPLVEWTKSHKSSGVEVQNPHAQRAISNIEARLQGVVVGVGAAPSLPLAVEGQARRLIAEAVSHKNLGKMYIWWMPWF; this is encoded by the exons ATGGCAAAGGCAAAGCTTTCGAGCTTAGTGCACGAGCTTCGAGAACGCATTGCGGCTTCTTCTTCAactccaaccaccaccaccaccaccactaacaATAATGTAACTGCCTCAGACGACGACGCTTTGGAAGTCAGGTTTCGTAGCGTGCTCCCTAATCTTATCAACGCATACCTGCTCCCTTACTCCTCCGCCAATGAGAGAGAAGCCATCGCCGTCGTCAAGCTCGTCTCTCACACCGCCAAGTACTTCCCCGGCGTCTTCTTCCACGGCTCCGACTCTGCTTCCCTTCTCCCTATCCTCGCTCGCCTTCTCCCTTTCTTCTCCGATCCTCTCTTCCGCTCTCGTCATGCTGTCTTCTTCGAAGCTCTTGGATCTCTTCTCTCCTTGCTTCGTACCGGTGCTCGCGACGCTTTCCGCCACTTCTTCCTTGACGCCATGCTCGCCGTTCAAG ATGTCGTACACGTGGCTTCCCTTTGCCATCAACATGATTGCAATGATGGATCATCAACTTCTAAGTTCACGATTAAGTGTTTCTGCGACTCGTTCTCAGGAATAGGAGATCTACCGGCAACGCTCAAACCGTTGGATGGTTATGGTTTATTGATTGACCTCAGTGGCCAAGCGAGGTGGCAGCCTTTTGCTACTTGGATTTTGAAGCTTATCAGTAAATGTATCACCAAAGGAACGCTTTATGTTGAAGGATTGATCGGCGTGTCGTTTGTTTCTGCTGCATGTTCGCTCTTATGCTATGGGGATTCTGATCTTCACATG GCATGCTTTGACTTTGTACACATCCTTGGAACTGTTACAAACTATGATATCATTCCTTATTACAATTTAATCCTGTCAATATGTACTATCCTGAATGTGGACAAGGAGGGGCTTCCTGTATTCAG AAACATGGCTTATGATTCTTCGATGGGTATTTGCCTCAATGCACTCTACTCTAGCTGCCCAGAAGATGTTGTCAAACTTACCGCTGCTGATTTAGTCAGTGTATTCCGCCGATCGTTGTCGAGAACCAAAAGCCAGGAACTTAAG GTTGCACTATGCAGTGCCTATGCTAGGATTGCGCGAGTTTGTCCTCCGCATATCTGGCAGCCAGAATATCTAATATCTGCACTTTATCAACTAGAAGACCTATTCCGGCCTCTAATAGATTGCTTTCAAGTAGCTCTATCTACACTTGGTCCACATCTTGTTGGGGGAGTCCAAGGAAATGATAACACTTTAACCACATTAGCATCCAATGATCAGTCAATTCAAAGCATGAGGCTTGGCCTAAAGAGGCCCATTGAGGACGTTCATAATCCAACAATCAAGCGGCAAAAAGTGAATGAGGAAATTGTTGCCAGTCTTGAGATGGAATGCAAATATAGTGGTATAGTTACTTGCCAAAGGGTAGAGGATTATGCTGATCATATGAATAAATCTCTTCTTTCATTTGTCCAATCATTAAATGCTCCTGCTGTTAGTGATGCTTTGCTGAGTTTGAGACCGATGGCCGCTTTATCTGCACTTAGCATGCTATGCATTACCTTTTCTATTTATCCAGAAACTGATATATATCTCAGAATTTTTCAGCAGATGCATACATGGCTTCCTTGGATAGTTGAACAG GCTAAAGAAGGAAATTCAATTACCATAGATATCTCCACCTACCTGGAAGGAATTCACAGTATATTGCTTTCCCAAA GATCTGCTTTCAAGGAAAACAACAACTTATTGCAAGATAAGCGATACCGTGAAGACCTTTGTGTAGTGCTTAAACTTCCTTGGACTCATATGCTACCTGCTGTTGATAACCATTGCCCATGGAAAGCAAAATGCCTTTCTCTTCAAGTATTATCCAAGCTAGGCCCAAACTTGAGCAGCAGTGTTGTTCTTGAAGTTTTAGATATGGGTCTGCATGATGAAGCTGAAAAAGTAAGAACTGAAGCTGTCATTTCTATGCCAGTGATGCTTTTCTGGTCTACTCTTGATATATCATCTCCTGTCATTCAAAAGATTGA GTACATAAGGAGAGATAATGAGAAGGTAAAGAAATTGGTTCCCATAACACTTGGTATGTTGTCATGCCTTTATGGATGCAGAGGAGCTACCTCTGGCTTACATACAGATGAATGCAAATTATTTCTGAATGTAAAAGATGGAAAACCATGTTGGTCGGTAGATTGTTTACTGCAAAATTTCAGATGCTCAAAATGTGACAGAAATTTTATTCGCAATCATGGTGAGCAGCATCCTCCAATTATTCACCAAGCTAATGTGCATGGAGCAAATGTAGATGTTAGTTTGGAATGTAATCTTATTCAACTTCAGTCTTTATTTTTTGAACTTCTGTTTGATGAGTCATCACATGATGTCCAAATTTCCTGCGTGAAAGTTATTCATCGCATCCTTGCACATGGATCTGCGGATAATCTGATTCAAACTAGATTTCAGTGGATAAAATGTGTAGAGTTTCTTTTAATTAGCAGGAGCAAGGAATTGAGAGAAGCATTTTGCAGTCAGATTAGTTCATTTGCAGACAATctcattttgagtttgatttttcCTGGAGATGTTGACAAAAGCAAGGAGCAGAAATTCTTGGATACAATTCAACATGCCATGACAGTAGCAGAAAGTCCTCAGATATTAGAGACTCTAATGGAATGCATAGCGGAAATAATGTCTGCTGTTAATGTAGATAGCAAAATGTTCTTGTATTGTCTAATTTTGTTGGTTGATCGGCTAGATAGCATGCATGTGGCGGTAAGAATGAATGCATCAAGGTTAATACACAAGGCTTGCTATTTCCATCTGAAAGGAGGTCTGGAGCTAATTCTTTTAAAAGATGTTCATATTTGTACCGAACTGTATGATTATATCTCTGAGAGACTTGCGAGCCGTCCGGTTTTAGTGAAGGAGTTTGCGGAAGCTGTTTTTGGCATTGAGACTGAAGAACTTGTGAAGAAAATGGTCCCTTTTGTTCTCCCAAAGCTTGTGGTCTGTCATCAGGACAACAATCAAGCAGTTGACACCTTACATGAGTTGGCCAAGTGTTTGAACACTGATATGGTGCCACTTATAGTTAACTGGCTGCCAAAAGTGCTTGCATTTGCTCTTCatcaagcagatgaccaaaagttACTTGCTTCTGTGCAGTTTTACCATGCACAAACTGGTTCCAACAAGCAGGAAATATTTGCAGCTGCTTTACCTGCACTTCTAGATGAACTTATATGCTTTACAGATGGTGGTGATTCAGATGAGATAAATATAAG ATTAGCAAGAGTGCCTCAGATGATTAAAGGCATTGCTATTGTTCTCACTGGTGGAGATGATCTTCCAGGGTTTTTGAGGAATCATTTTGTTGGCCTCCTTAATAGTATAGACAGGAAGTTGCTCCATGCTGACGATTTTGTGCTTCGGAGACAAGCATTGAAGCGTATTGAGATGCTTATTAGAATGATGGGTTCTCATCTTAATACTTATGTACCAAAATTGATGGTTCTTCTGATGCATGCAATAGGTAATGAATCACTGCAAAAGGAGGGTCTGTCTGTCTTGCACTTTTTCATAAAACAATTGGCTGAAGTATCACCATCTAGCATTAAGCATATAATTTCTCAAGTTTTTGCCTCCCTTCTTCCGTTCTTGGAAAGAGACAAAGAAAATTCCTCCACACACTTGGACAAAGTGGTAGAAATTTTGAAAGAACTGAGTCTTAAGAACACGGCTATCCTAAAACAGCATATATGTGAGTTCCCCCCGTTACCCAGCATACCTGCTTTGAAGGAAGTGAACAAAGCGATTGAGGATGCACGTGGGTCATCAAATTTGAAGGATCAGTTGCGAGATGTAGTGGATGGTTTAAATCACGAGAACTTAAATGTGAGGTACATGGTAGCATGTGAGCTTTGCAAGCTTTTGAACTTGAGATGGAAGGATGTTACCGCTCTAATCACTGCTGAATCTGGTTCAGACTTGGATGTCTTGAGTTTGTTGATCACATCACTGTTAAGAGGATGTGCAGAAGAGTCAAGGACTGCAGTTGGGCAGCGGTTGAAGTTGGTTTGTGCTGATTGTCTCGGAGCCCTTGGTGCTGTTGACCCTGCTAAAGTAAAAAGCTTTTCATGTCAACGTTTCAAAATTCAATGTTCTGATGATGACCTCATATTTGAACTGATCCACAAACACCTAGCTCGGGCATTTAGATCAGCTCCTGATACTGTTATTCAAGACTCTGCCGCATTGGCTATACAAGAGTTACTAAAATTTGCTGGTTGTGAAGCATCGCTGGATGAGAATGCTCCAGCTTCCACATCACAGGAAAAGAAGGATGAGGATAATAGTAACAGTTTTACATCCAAAATTAAGAGATCCAATTGTAGTAATGTGATGAACAATAGAGGCCAAAAATTATGGGACCGGTTCTCTAATTATGTGAAAGAGATAATTGCCCCATGCTTAACATCTAGGTTTCAGCTTCCTAAAGTGCCCGAATCAACATCTGCTGGCCCAATTTACCGCCCTTCTATGTCATTTAGAAGATGGAtattcttttggattaggaaacTGACTATGCATGCTACTGGATCTCGTGCAAGCATCTTTAATGCTTGTCGAGGTATTATACGCCATGATATGCAAACAGCAATATATTTGCTTCCATACTTAGTTCTTAATGCTGTCTGTCATGGAACACAGGAGGCACGGCACAGTATAACAGAAGAAATCCTTTCAGTTCTTGATGCAGCTGCATCAGAGAACAGTGGTGCTCCAGTTCATGGATACAGTGGTGGTCAAAGTGAAGTTTGTATTCAAGCTGTGTTTACTCTTCTTGATAATCTTGGACAATGGGTGGATGATGTTGAACAAGGGCTTGCACTTTCCCTTTCTAATTCATCAGCATCTAAGCAACAGAACTCAAAGGATCCAACTTCAAATTCCTTGACATATCAGGACCAACTCCTTGTACAGTGTAAATATGTTTCTGAGCTTCTCTCTGCAATTCCAAAGGTGACTCTTGCTAGTGCTTCTTTTAGGTGTCAGGCTTATGCAAGGTCCTTGATGTACTTTGAATCCTATGTGAGGGAAAAGTCAGGTGCTTTCAATCCTGCTGCTGAGAGGAGTGGCATCTTTCAGGACGAAGATGTTTCTCATCTTATGGAAATATACAGCTGTTTGGATGAACCAGATGGGTTGTTTGGCTTGTCCTGTTTAAGTAAATCTTTGAGGTTGCAAGATCAACTTCTAATAAACAAAAAAGCTGGTAACTGGGCTGATGTGTTGACTTCCTGTGAACAAGCTTTGCAGATGGAGCCAACCTCAGTTCAGAGGCATTCAGATGTCCTTAACTGTTTACTGAACATGTGCCATCTTCAGGCCATGGTCACTCATGTTGATGGTTTGATTTCTAGGATTCCTCAGTACAAGAAAGCATGGTCCATGCAAGGTGTGCAGGCAGCCTGGAGGCTTGGCAGGTGGGATTTGATGAATGAGTACCTTAGTGGAGCTGATGAAGAAGGTTTAGTTTGCAGCAGCTCTGAAAGTAATGCTTCATTTGACTTGGATGTTGCAAAGATTCTTCAAGCAATGATGAAGAGGGATCACTTCTCAGTTGCAGAGAAAATTGCTTTATCCAAGCAGTCATTAATTGCCCCTTTAGCTGCTGCAGGGATGGATTCTTACATGCGGGCATACCCATTCGTTGTAAAACTTCACTTTCTACGGGAGTTGGAGGACTTCCATTCTCTTTTAGGTGATGACTCTTTCTTAGAGAAATCATTTCATTTGGGTGATTTAGCTTTCTCCAAATTGGTTGAAAACTGGGATAATCGTATCAGATTTACACAATCTTCACTATGGGCTAGAGAGCCACTACTAGCTTTGAGGAGACTGGTTTTCAGTGCAAGCAGTCTTCGTCCTCAAGTTGGTAACTGCTGGCTTCAATATTCAAAGTTATGTCGCTTGGCTGGTCACTATGAAACAGCCAACAGAGCAATTTTAGAAGCCCAGGCCTGTGGTGCTCCTAACGTCCACATGGAAAATGCAAAACTTCTTTGGAGTACCCGGCGGTCAGATGGTGCCATTGCAGTATTACAGCAATCTCTCTTGAACATGCCCGTTGAAGTGTTAGGCTGTGCTGCTCTGTCATCTATTACTAGCCTTTCCCTAGTACCACTTAACCCAGCACCTATTGTCTGTGAAAGTCAATCTCCAAATGAGAACAGAGATATTGCGAAGACTCTCCTTTTGTACTCAAGGTGGATTCATTACACTGGCCAGAAACAGAAGGAAGATGTCATAAGTCTTTATACGAGGGTGAGGGAACTGCAGCCCAAATGGGAGAAAGGATACTTCTATATTGCTAAGTATTGTGATGAAGTGCTCGGTGATGCCCGGAAACGCCAGGAGGAGAATATTGAACTTGGTCCCAGACGAGTTTCTTCAAAGGCTGCTACTGTTGGTGGTGAAATGTCTTGGTGGTCCTATCTTCCTGATGTACTGTTATTCTACGCAAAAGGACTTCACAGGGGACACAAGAATCTATTTCAGGCACTTCCAAGGTTATTAACCCTGTGGTTTGACTTTGGAAGTATGTGTCAAAGAAGTGGTTCCTCAAACCTTAAAGATCTAAAGAGTATACATGGGAAG GTAATGAGTATTATGAGAGGATGCTTGAAGGATTTACCAACATACCATTGGTTGACGGTGCTACCTCAACTGGTTTCTAGAATTTGCCACCAGAATGAAGAAATTGTTCGACTGGTTAAACTTATTATTATCTCTGTTCTTCGTCAGTATCCACAGCAGGGCCTATGGATTATGGCTGCAGTTTCAAAATCTACTGTTCCTTCAAGGCGGGAAGCAGCAGCTGAAATCATACAAGGTGCACGTAAAGGTTTCAGCCTGGGAAGTAATGAGAACAGTTTGTTTGTTCAATTTGCGAGCCTTATTGATCATTTGATCAAGTTATGCTTTCATCCTGGTCAGCCAAGGGCAAGGACAATTAATCTCTCAACTGAATTTAGTGCTCTAAAGAGGATGATGCCTCTGGGGATCATTATGCCAATTCAACAATCTCTTACCGTTAATCTGCCAACAGTTGAGGGGAAGCCTGGTGATTCACTTATGCCAGATATCTTTGCTGCCACAGATCTTCCTACCATAGCAGGAATTTCAGATGAGGCTGAAATTCTTTCATCTCTTCAGCGACCTAAGAAA ATCATTCTACTGGGCAGTGATGGCCTTGAACGTCCCTTTCTTTGCAAACCTAAGGATGATCTTCGCAAAGATGCCCGCATGATGGAGTTTACTGCAATGATTAATCGATTGCTATCCAAATATCCTGAAAGTCGACGAAGGAAGCTCTATATTCGTACTTTTGCTGTGATTCCTTTGACAGAGGACTGTGGTATGGTAGAGTGGGTGCCCCACACTCGTGGACTTCGACAAATTCTTCAAGACATATATATAACTTGTGGGAAGTATGACAGGCAGAAAACTAATGGTCATATTAAACGAATTTATGATCAATGCCAAGGTAAAATGCCAGAGGATGAGATGCTTAAGGGAAAAATCCTTCCGATGTTTCCTCCTGTTTTCCACAAATGGTTCTTGACTACATTTTCTGAGCCTGCTGCCTGGTTCAGGGCCCGTGTTGCTTATGCTCACACTACTGCAGTTTGGTCTATGGTCGGGCATATTGTGGGGCTGGGTGACCGGCATGGTGAAAACATTCTTTTTGACTCTACCAGTGGTGATTGTGTTCATGTTGATTTCAGTTGCTTATTTGACAGAGGCCTGCAGTTGGAGAAGCCTGAGCTTGTTCCTTTTCGGTTAACCCAG AACATGATTGATGGTTTAGGTATCACTGGATATGAGGGAATCTTCTTGAGGGTTTGTGAAATTACACTTTCTGTATTGAGGACACACAGGGAGACTCTTATGAGCGTTCTTGAAACTTTCATCCATGATCCACTTGTGGAATGGACAAAATCTCACAAGTCCAGTGGAGTAGAAGTTCAGAATCCACATGCACAG AGAGCCATTAGTAATATTGAAGCAAGGTTACAAGGGGTTGTGGTTGGTGTTGGAGCTGCACCTTCGTTGCCCCTTGCTGTAGAAGGTCAAGCCCGAAGACTGATTGCTGAAGCAGTATCTCACAAGAATCTTGGAAAGATGTACATATGGTGGATGCCATGGTTTTGA